TGAAGCGCTCGGCGCCGTTATAGGCCGCCTCGTTGAACGACTTGTCGAACTTGCCGCCCATGTCGAACAGGATGGCCGGCTGGAAGTCCTGCGCCGAGGCGACGCCTGCCGTCATCAGGATCGCCGCGAACGCGGCCATGCTTGCGCGGATCATGTTCTGCCACCCCGAGAAGCCACGAATCACCCGATGAAGCGTAAGCGGTGCCCTTGGAATTGCAAGGTTCCGGCTCCCGCACGGTCGGGGCGAGCCATGGCCGTGCCAGGGAGGGCCCCGGTCACGCCGCTTCGGCGACGGACGAGGCCGAGGACAATGCCGCGAGGGTGAGCCGCCCGGCCACGCCGTCCACCACCAGGCCGACCGCCGCCTGGAACGCGCGCACGGCCCGGTCGGTCGCCGGACCGAACACGCCGTCGACATCCGTCGCGCGACCGGCGCGCACGAGCGCCAACTGCAGGCTGCGGACGTCCTCGCCGATCATCAGCGGCGCGGCAAGCCGCAGGGGACGGGGCTCCCCTCCCGGCAGACCCAGCACGTTGGCATCGAGCCGCACGCCGCGTACGACCAGGGGCAGAGCCAGCTGCCACTGGCCGCGTCCCGCCAGTTCGAGGAACGTGTCCGCGCGGTAGACGGTCGTGCGCAGGAGCGGGTTGGCGTGCCCCGCCAGCCAGGCCCGGCGCTCTTCCAGATAGCGCAGACACCAGGCCTGCTCGCCGATTGCGTCCGGCCAGCCATGCCGCTCGCCGGTGCGCTCGCGCATCCGCGCGAACGAACCGTGCACCTTGCTGTCGTAGACGATCGCGTGGGCGAGCGGCGACGCCAAGCCGATCCGATCGGCCAGGGCGACCGCCGGCTGCCAGATCGCGCACTCGGCCAGCGCGTCCTGGACCCGCCACATCACGGGATCGGTGCCGGCCTGTCGAAGCAGGTGATTCAGGGCCGCGTCGCCGTCGCATGCGGGGTCGCGCGCCTGCAGGCGCTGGACGTACGCGACGAGCGCGGCTGCATGCAGCGCGCCCGGCG
Above is a genomic segment from Geminicoccaceae bacterium SCSIO 64248 containing:
- a CDS encoding peptidoglycan-binding protein, producing the protein MMTDIASKIVAQAIVTVFETGRPIGAYDTVTSLPGDTGGLSYGKVQATRAGGLLGVLVRAYVEAPGALHAAALVAYVQRLQARDPACDGDAALNHLLRQAGTDPVMWRVQDALAECAIWQPAVALADRIGLASPLAHAIVYDSKVHGSFARMRERTGERHGWPDAIGEQAWCLRYLEERRAWLAGHANPLLRTTVYRADTFLELAGRGQWQLALPLVVRGVRLDANVLGLPGGEPRPLRLAAPLMIGEDVRSLQLALVRAGRATDVDGVFGPATDRAVRAFQAAVGLVVDGVAGRLTLAALSSASSVAEAA